Proteins from a single region of Nodularia sp. LEGE 06071:
- a CDS encoding histidine kinase, with the protein MLKHDYMQVSQDQPIYSEAPLQLLLFVDGRPKSRQQVQRIRAYLKELQAEYNFELQIIDVGQQPYLAEHFKLVATPALIKIHPEPRQIIAGSNIIAQLKNWWPRWQAAVDAYLKLQEDLQERIDDNNRMSSPKSTIRSVAVSAELIKLSDEVFRLKQEKEKLQEQLQFKDRVIAMLAHDLRNPLTAAAIAIETLQSNYNIEMGAFVRLKPAMAAHLLKQARNQTKTIDRMIADLLQVGQGSDTELPIIPQKMELGKLCLEVLSELRDRYIAKSQQIETDIPQDLPKVYADPERVRQVLINLLDNAIKYTPEGGKISVSGLHRTTQKIQFSISDTGPGIPLENRDRIFENHYRLKRDQAIDGYGIGLCLCQRIIQSHYGQIWVDSAPNGGALFQFTLPVYPS; encoded by the coding sequence GTGCTGAAACACGATTACATGCAAGTTTCCCAGGATCAGCCTATCTATTCTGAGGCTCCACTCCAGCTGTTACTATTTGTCGATGGACGACCAAAGTCTCGACAACAAGTGCAGCGTATCCGTGCTTACTTAAAAGAATTGCAGGCTGAGTATAACTTTGAACTTCAAATTATCGATGTGGGACAACAACCCTATTTAGCAGAACATTTTAAATTAGTCGCCACACCAGCTTTAATTAAAATTCACCCAGAACCCAGACAGATTATAGCTGGGAGTAATATTATTGCCCAGTTGAAAAACTGGTGGCCTCGCTGGCAAGCGGCTGTGGATGCTTACTTAAAATTGCAAGAAGACTTACAAGAACGAATAGATGACAATAATCGGATGTCATCACCCAAATCAACAATTCGTTCTGTAGCTGTTTCTGCGGAACTGATTAAACTTTCAGATGAAGTTTTTCGCTTAAAACAGGAAAAAGAGAAACTTCAAGAGCAGTTACAATTTAAAGACAGGGTTATTGCCATGCTGGCGCACGATCTCCGCAATCCGCTCACAGCTGCTGCGATCGCCATAGAAACTCTACAGTCTAATTACAACATCGAGATGGGTGCATTTGTGCGGTTGAAACCAGCTATGGCAGCACATTTGTTAAAACAAGCCCGCAATCAAACTAAGACAATTGACCGGATGATCGCTGATCTTTTGCAGGTAGGTCAGGGGAGTGATACAGAACTGCCAATTATACCACAAAAGATGGAACTTGGCAAACTCTGTTTGGAGGTGTTGTCAGAATTGCGCGATCGCTACATTGCCAAATCTCAACAAATAGAAACGGATATTCCCCAAGATTTACCCAAGGTATATGCCGATCCAGAACGTGTGCGCCAAGTACTCATAAATTTGTTGGATAATGCCATCAAATATACACCAGAAGGGGGGAAAATTAGCGTTTCCGGATTACACCGCACAACCCAAAAAATTCAATTTAGTATTAGTGACACTGGCCCGGGAATTCCCTTAGAAAACCGCGATCGCATCTTTGAAAACCACTACAGGCTCAAACGCGATCAAGCCATAGATGGTTACGGCATTGGTCTTTGTTTATGCCAACGCATCATCCAATCACATTACGGACAAATTTGGGTAGATTCCGCTCCCAATGGCGGAGCATTGTTCCAGTTTACACTACCAGTATATCCATCTTAA
- a CDS encoding response regulator has translation MSGISPFSQSKQAPVILVADDDKTIRLLLRQAMEKEGYRVVEAADGKQCLVAYEIVKPDIVLLDAIMPVMDGFTCCKQLLQIARNNLMTALEKLDTESPLGNTVISKLWERTPILMITSLDDQESVDRAFDAGATDYLTKPIHWAVLRQRLRRLLQQAQVYKQLEAANQALQHLANIDGLTGLANRRRFDDYLNTQWINSAQEKSALSLILCDVDFFKLYNDQYGHPAGDICIREVGNTLNYTAQNHQVLVARYGGEEFAVIMPYTDAAAAFYVATSMQAAVTNLQIAHSDSTISPYVTISMGVATITPTWESSAADLVMAADQALYQAKKEGRNRIVQNSWLKG, from the coding sequence ATGTCAGGCATAAGCCCATTTTCTCAATCTAAGCAAGCTCCAGTGATTTTAGTGGCTGATGATGACAAGACCATCCGATTACTGTTGCGTCAAGCTATGGAAAAAGAAGGCTATCGAGTCGTTGAGGCGGCTGACGGTAAGCAGTGTTTAGTTGCTTATGAAATTGTCAAACCAGATATAGTGTTACTAGATGCAATCATGCCTGTCATGGATGGCTTCACTTGCTGTAAACAATTGCTGCAAATTGCCAGAAACAATTTGATGACAGCACTAGAAAAACTTGATACTGAATCTCCTTTGGGCAATACTGTGATCTCAAAGTTATGGGAACGCACCCCCATATTGATGATTACAAGTTTAGATGATCAGGAGTCTGTAGACCGGGCTTTTGATGCCGGAGCCACAGATTACCTGACCAAGCCAATTCATTGGGCAGTATTGCGTCAACGATTACGTAGACTACTGCAACAAGCGCAAGTATATAAACAGTTAGAAGCGGCAAATCAGGCTTTGCAGCATCTGGCCAACATTGATGGGTTAACTGGGCTGGCTAATCGTCGCCGCTTTGACGATTATCTGAATACGCAGTGGATTAATTCGGCGCAGGAAAAATCTGCTTTATCGCTGATTTTGTGTGATGTTGATTTTTTTAAATTGTATAACGATCAATATGGTCATCCAGCCGGAGATATTTGCATCCGTGAAGTGGGTAATACTTTAAACTATACAGCCCAAAACCATCAAGTTTTAGTAGCGCGTTATGGTGGTGAAGAATTTGCTGTAATTATGCCGTACACAGATGCTGCTGCGGCATTTTACGTTGCTACTTCTATGCAAGCTGCTGTGACAAATTTACAAATTGCTCATAGTGATTCTACGATTAGTCCGTATGTCACCATTAGTATGGGAGTTGCGACTATTACTCCTACCTGGGAATCCTCTGCTGCTGATTTGGTTATGGCTGCGGATCAGGCACTTTACCAAGCAAAAAAAGAGGGGCGCAATCGAATTGTGCAGAATTCGTGGCTGAAAGGATGA
- a CDS encoding chlororespiratory reduction protein 7 yields the protein MPDSLMYQQDNFVVLETDQPEQFLTADELLNKLKLVLEKISNQDLPTDLQKFDSVNAQAQYLIDTSCELDVGPGKYLQWYAVRLEK from the coding sequence ATGCCAGACTCACTAATGTATCAGCAGGATAATTTTGTCGTACTAGAGACAGACCAGCCAGAACAATTTCTCACAGCAGATGAATTATTAAACAAGCTCAAGCTTGTGCTAGAAAAAATCAGTAATCAGGATTTGCCCACAGATTTACAAAAGTTTGATTCTGTAAATGCTCAAGCCCAATATTTAATTGACACCAGTTGTGAATTAGATGTTGGTCCGGGAAAATATTTGCAGTGGTACGCAGTACGATTAGAAAAGTAG